The sequence GCTGAAGAACCTTCACTACAAGATCAAGTGGTCGACGTTCACCTCCGGCCCGCCGCTGCTGGAGGCCGTCAACGCGAAGGCCGTCGACATCGGCGGCGTCGGCAACACCCCGCCCGTCTTCGCGGCCGGCGCCGGCTCGAAGATCTCGGTGGTGGCCGCCTGGCACGGCACGTCCGAGGGCGATGCCATCCTCGTACCGAACGGCTCGAAGCTGACCGGGCCGGAGCAGCTCAAGGGCAGGTCGATCGCCGTGGCTCAGGGCTCCTCCGCGCACTACCAGCTGATCGCCTCCCTCAAGGCGGTCGGCCTCGGCGTGAGCGACGTCCGGATCAAGTACCTGCAGCCGGCCGACGGGCTCGCCGCGTTCACCTCCGGCAAGGTCGACGCCTGGGCGGTGTGGGACCCGTACACCTCCCAGATCCTCAGGACGAAGCAGGGCAGCGTGCTCACCACCGGCGAAGGCGTCACCAACGGGCTCTCCTTCCAGGTGGCCGCGCCCTCCGCCCTAGAGGACCCGAGAAAGGCGGCCGCGATCAAGGACTATCTGGCGCGGCTGCGGCGGGCGCAGTCCTGGGTGTACGGCCATCAGGAGGAGTGGGCCAAGGTGTGGGCGAAGAACACCGGGCTGCCCTACGAGGTGTCGCTCGACTCGGTGAAGCGCACCAACTCCACCCGTGTGCCGGTCGCCGTCGACAAGCCGCTCGTCGCCTCCGAGCAGCGGATCGCCGACACCTTCACCGAGCTGAAGCTCATCCCGAGGAAGGTCGACTTCGGCGCTCTCGTGGACACGCGCTTCAACGGCGGCCTGCCGCCGTCGACGACTCCCGCCAAGAGCTGACAGCGGGCGCCGAACAGCCGGGAAGACCGGTGGCCGTCCCGCTGTTGGCAGGGGCGTGAACGAGACACACGAGATCGAGGCAGTCGTCATAGGCGCTGGACAGGCCGGACTGTCCAGCGCCTATCACCTGCGGCGCACCGGGTTCGCGCCGGACCGCGACTTCGTGGTCCTCGACCACTCCCCCGAGCCGGGCGGCGCCTGGCAGTTCCGCTGGCCGTCGCTGACCTACGGCAAGGTGCACGGGATGCACTCCCTGCCCGGCATGGAGTTGAGGGACGCCGATCCGGCACGGCCTTCGGCGGAGGTCGTCCGCGCGTACTTCGACCGGTACGAGCGCGCCTTCGACCTGCGAGTACGGCGCCCCGTCGATGTGCGGTCGGTGCGCGAGGGCGCGGGCGGGCGGCTCCTCGTGGAGACCTCGGACGGCGCCTGGTCGACCCGGACGCTGATCAACGCCACCGGCACCTGGGACCGGCCGTTCTGGCCCCGTTACCCCGGCCAGGAGACCTTCCGGGGAAGACAGCTGCACACCGCGCGGTACGCCGGACCCGAGGAGTTCACCGGGAAGCGGGTCGTGGTGGTGGGAGGCGGTGCGTCCGGCACCCAGCACCTGCTGGAGATCGCCCCCTACGCGGCCGCCACCACCTGGGTGACCCGGCGGCCCCCGGTCTTCCGTGAGGGGCCGTTCGACCAGGAGGCCGGCCGTGCCAGCGTGGCGCTGGTGGAGGAACGGGTACGCCAGGGGCTGCCGCCGAGGAGTGTGGTCTCCGTCACCGGGCTGCCGCTCAACGACGCGATCCGGCAGGGCCTGGCCGACGGTGTACTGGACCGGCAGCCGATGTTCGACCGCATCACGCCGGACGGGGTGGAGTGGAACGACAGCCCACGCCCTCGGCGGGTCTCCGCCGACGTCATCCTCTGGGCCACCGGCTTCAGGCCGGCCCTGGATCACCTCACGCCGCTGCGGCTGCGCGAGGCGGGCGGCGGGATCCGCATGGAGGGAACCCGCGCGGTCGCCGATCCGCGCATCCATCTCGTCGGCTACGGCCCCTCGGCCAGCACCGTCGGCGCCAACCGCGCCGGACGCGCGGCCGTACGGGACATCGGACGGCTGCTGGCCGAGGAACCGGCCGCCGCGTGAGGTCCGGCCGGCTCAGCGCGGCGGTTGCGTGACCGGAGGCCGCTGCGTGACCGGAGGCTGCTGGGTGGCCAGAGGCTGTTGGGTGGCCGACGGCTGCTGGGTGAGCGCAGGCTGCTGCGTGCTGCGGCCCGGGACCTGGCTCTGCCCCGTCGTCTGCTGACCGGCGTTGAACTGAGCCACATTGCGCAGATGCTCGGAGTAATCGGCGGTGAAGCGGGTGTCGCCGGGCTTGACCGTGACGAAGTACAGCCAGTTGCCGGGCGTCGGGTTGATCGCGGCGCGCATCGCCTCCGCTCCGGGGTTGTCGATCGGGGTGGGTGGCAGGCCCATGCGCTGGTAGGAGTTGTACGGGCTCTGCATATGGGTGTCGTCGACGCTGGTGTGCACGGTGTTGCGGTTCAGTACGTAATTGAGGGTGGAGTCCATCTGCAGCGGCATGCCCCGTCGCAGCCGGTTGAAGACGACCCGTGCGACCTTGCCCATGTCGGCCTTGGTGGAGGCCTCGGCCTGGACGATGCTGGCGACGGTGACGGTCTGGTAGACGTTCATGGCGTTGCGCTGCGCCCCGGCCGCGACCGGCGCGTTGCCGAACTTCCCTTTGGCCGTGTCGACCATGAACCTCAGCAGCGACGCGGGGGTGGCACCCCGCTCCACGGGGTACGTCGCCGGGAAGAGGTAGCCCTCGGGGTTGCCCCCGGCCTCGTGCGGCAGCTTGAGCCCGGCCTTGCCGAGGGACTTCCGGGTGCTGCCCGGAGGCAGCTTGAGGGCCGTGTCCACGGCGTCGTAGACCTGGCTCGCGCGCCAGCCCTCCGGGATGACGAGCTTCTGGGGCTTCGCCTCCTCGTGATGGCTCCCCAGGAGCAGCAGCGGCACCGCCACGGCGGTGCCGGCCAGGACGGCGCCGGTCACAAGGAGGACGAGCCTGCCCCGGCGCGTCAGTCGCGTCGCGTTCCGTGACGGAGATTTCATCTGCATGAGGGCACGGTAATACGCCTATAACCACAAACCCGACATATCGCCAGTCTTGTCGGCCTGGGTTGCGGCCTCAGCTCACCGGTTCCAGCTGCGCGTCCCGGCGGACCAGGGCCGCGTATCGCCCGTCCAGCTCCAGCAGTTCCTCGTGCGTGCCCCGCTCGGCGACCCGGCCGGAGTCCAGGACCACGATCTGGTCGGCACCTCGGACGGTGGACAGCCGATGGGCGATGGTCAGGGTCGTCCGGTCGGCCGACAGGGCGTCGATGGCATCCTGCACCGCGGCTTCGGTGCGGTTGTCCAGGGCGCTGGTCGCCTCGTCGAGGATGAGGACCGGCGGATCACGCAAGATGGTGCGGGCTATCGCCAGGCGCTGCTTCTCGCCGCCGGAGAAGCGGTGTCCGCGCTCGCCGACCACGGTGTCGTAGCCGTCGGGCAGCGCGGCTATGTGATCGTGGATCTGGGCGGCACGGGCCGCCGTGTGCAGTTCCTCGTCGGTGGCGTCCGGCTTGGCGAAGCGGAGATTGTCGGCGACCGAGGCGTGGAAGAGGTACGTCTCCTGGGAGACGACGCCGACCGCCCGGGCGAGGGTGTCGAAGTCGAGGTCGCGCACGTCGACGCCGTCGATGGTGACGCGGCCGCCGGTGACGTCGTAGAGCCGGGGCACCAGATAGCCGAGCGTGGACTTGCCGGCGCCGGTGGGGCCCACGACCGCGAGGCTGCCGCCGGCCGGGACGGTGACGTCGACACCGTCGAGGACCGGGCCGCCCTTGCCGTCGTAGCGGAACTCGACGTCCTCGAAGCGGACTTCGCCCTTGATCCGGTCGAGACGGACCGGCCGCTCGCGCTCGGTGATGTCGATGGGCAGGTCCAGATACTCGAAGATGCGCTGGAAGAGCGCGAGCGAGGTCTGGATCTGGACGCCGGTCGCCAGCAGGCTCACGGCCGGGCGGAACAGGCCCTGCTGGAGCGAGACGAAGGCGACGATGGTGCCGAGCGAGGCCCGCGGTCCGCCGAACTGGAGGGCGAGACCGGCGGTCCAGTAGATGACGGCGGGCATCGCGGCCATGACGATCGTGATCACGGCCATGCGCCAGCGGCCGGCCATGTTCGACCTCACCTCGAGGTCGACCAGCTGCTCGGACTCCTCGGCGAAGGACGCCGTGAGCGAGTCGGAACGGCCCATGGTGCGGCCGAGCAGGATGCCGCTGACGGACAGCGACTCGGTGACCGTTGCGGCCATTGCGGCCATCTGCTTCTGGCGCTGCGTGGTGATCTTCTTGCGTTCGTTGCCGACGCGGCGGCTGATCCACACGAACACCGGCAGCAGGAGCAGCGAGACGACCGTCAGGCGCCAGTCGAGGGCGATCATCGCGACGATCGTGGCGACCACGCTGGTGACGTTGGAGACGAGGGAGGTGGCCGTGGAGGTGACGGTGGCCTGCATGCCGCCGATGTCGTTGGCGATACGGGACTGCACCTCGCCGGTGCGGGTGCGGGTGAAGAAGGCGAGCGACATGCGCTGCAGGCGGCCGTAGACGGCGGTGCGCAGATCGTGCATGACGCGCTGCCCGACAGTGGTCGAGATCAGCGTCTGGAGCACGCCGAAGACGCTGGAGAGGACGGCGCTCAGGATCATGCCGAGTGCGAGCAGGCTCAGCAGGCCGGTGCGGCCGTCGGGGATCGCGACGTCGAGGGTCTCCTTGAGGAGGAACGGTGTGGCCACCGAGACCAGCGACGAGGCGCCGACCAGGAGGCCGACGATCGCGAGCCGCCCGCGATAGGGGCGGAAGAGCTTCAGGATACGGCGCACCTGCCGGGGCTGTTCCTTGGCGTCGGCAGGCGGGGTCCAGGAGGGTTCACGGTCGGGGTGCATGGGCTCCTACGGAGACGAACGGGCGCCGGCGCGGAAGGCGGCCGACGATGACTGACGGATCATAGCTCATTGTTACCTATACTCACAATGAACGGCATCCTGATATTGTTCCCGCATGAGCACCCCCGATCCCGACAGCCTGCTCGCCGAGCAGTTGCTGCGGCTCACCCGCCGGGTGCACCGCATCCAGAAGCGTCACCTGGAGCTGCGCGACCTGGGCGTCACCCCGGCCCAGTCCCGGCTGCTGCGCACCCTCGCGCACTACGGTTCGCCCCCGCGCATGGCCGACCTCGCCGAACGCCTTGAGGTGGTGCCGCGCGCGGTGACGACGCTGGTCGACGGGCTGGAGACGAACGGCAAGGTGCGCAGGGTGCCCGATCCGGCGAACCGCAGGGTGACCCGCATCGAGCTGACGGAGGAGGGCCGGGCGACCCTGCGCGAGCTGCGCGGCGCACGCCGGTCGGCGGCCGAGGAGATCCTCGCCCCGCTGACCGAGAAGGAGCGCGAGGTGCTCGGGGTGCTGCTGGACACACTGATCGACGGAGAGACGGCCAAGCGCTGCTGAACGGGCGCGGCCCGGGGTCTGCCGGTCGAGGGCCGAGGCGTCGAGCTCGGCCGGATCGACGTGTGTGCCGGAACCGGGTGCGATCACGTCGGCGGCGAGATCACCGCCTTGATCAGGCGCACGAAACCGGTCGCCGAACGGCCGGAGAGCCGTGGCCGAGTCCGGCCACGGCTCTCCGACGAGACGATGCCGAGCACGAGCGCGCAGGCGAAGTGTGCGAACAGAGAGGTTCGCAGCATGCGTGCGACACGTCGCGGCGAAGACGGTACGGACTGCGGCACGGGCACTCCCAGGGGGAACGCCGACTCGCAGAAACCGCACGGGACTTCTCCGATACGGCAGGCGGCCTCCGTGTCGATCATTCTGGAGGGGCTGCTGATCGCGCCGGGGACACCCGTGTGACAGCCGTGTACATCACGCCGCGCGCGGCACACTCCGCATCGCGGGTCTCAGCAGCGGCTGCGATCCTCGGTCAGCGTCCCCTGAGCCGTGGCAAGCGAACGGTCGTAACAGCCGTCGGGGCCGTACAGGCGATAGCGCTCGCTGGACGTGCCGACAGCGTGCCGCTGCTCGCGCGGGACGTTGGCCGTGTACGCGGCGTCTCCGCTGTAGGTGTCGTCGAGCCGCGACCACGAAAGGCGCCGGCCACCCTGCTGCCGCACGGCCGTGGCCCGGTCGCCGATGGTCAGCACGGTGCGCAGCCGGTTGTCCGTGCCGAGGGT is a genomic window of Streptomyces griseochromogenes containing:
- a CDS encoding ABC transporter substrate-binding protein, translated to MRRRLVPAALIPFTLLLTACGGNASAGTGTDGSGSVTLDVGDQKGGSEAILRAAGELKNLHYKIKWSTFTSGPPLLEAVNAKAVDIGGVGNTPPVFAAGAGSKISVVAAWHGTSEGDAILVPNGSKLTGPEQLKGRSIAVAQGSSAHYQLIASLKAVGLGVSDVRIKYLQPADGLAAFTSGKVDAWAVWDPYTSQILRTKQGSVLTTGEGVTNGLSFQVAAPSALEDPRKAAAIKDYLARLRRAQSWVYGHQEEWAKVWAKNTGLPYEVSLDSVKRTNSTRVPVAVDKPLVASEQRIADTFTELKLIPRKVDFGALVDTRFNGGLPPSTTPAKS
- a CDS encoding NAD(P)-binding domain-containing protein, coding for MNETHEIEAVVIGAGQAGLSSAYHLRRTGFAPDRDFVVLDHSPEPGGAWQFRWPSLTYGKVHGMHSLPGMELRDADPARPSAEVVRAYFDRYERAFDLRVRRPVDVRSVREGAGGRLLVETSDGAWSTRTLINATGTWDRPFWPRYPGQETFRGRQLHTARYAGPEEFTGKRVVVVGGGASGTQHLLEIAPYAAATTWVTRRPPVFREGPFDQEAGRASVALVEERVRQGLPPRSVVSVTGLPLNDAIRQGLADGVLDRQPMFDRITPDGVEWNDSPRPRRVSADVILWATGFRPALDHLTPLRLREAGGGIRMEGTRAVADPRIHLVGYGPSASTVGANRAGRAAVRDIGRLLAEEPAAA
- the mltG gene encoding endolytic transglycosylase MltG; the protein is MQMKSPSRNATRLTRRGRLVLLVTGAVLAGTAVAVPLLLLGSHHEEAKPQKLVIPEGWRASQVYDAVDTALKLPPGSTRKSLGKAGLKLPHEAGGNPEGYLFPATYPVERGATPASLLRFMVDTAKGKFGNAPVAAGAQRNAMNVYQTVTVASIVQAEASTKADMGKVARVVFNRLRRGMPLQMDSTLNYVLNRNTVHTSVDDTHMQSPYNSYQRMGLPPTPIDNPGAEAMRAAINPTPGNWLYFVTVKPGDTRFTADYSEHLRNVAQFNAGQQTTGQSQVPGRSTQQPALTQQPSATQQPLATQQPPVTQRPPVTQPPR
- a CDS encoding ABC transporter ATP-binding protein, which codes for MHPDREPSWTPPADAKEQPRQVRRILKLFRPYRGRLAIVGLLVGASSLVSVATPFLLKETLDVAIPDGRTGLLSLLALGMILSAVLSSVFGVLQTLISTTVGQRVMHDLRTAVYGRLQRMSLAFFTRTRTGEVQSRIANDIGGMQATVTSTATSLVSNVTSVVATIVAMIALDWRLTVVSLLLLPVFVWISRRVGNERKKITTQRQKQMAAMAATVTESLSVSGILLGRTMGRSDSLTASFAEESEQLVDLEVRSNMAGRWRMAVITIVMAAMPAVIYWTAGLALQFGGPRASLGTIVAFVSLQQGLFRPAVSLLATGVQIQTSLALFQRIFEYLDLPIDITERERPVRLDRIKGEVRFEDVEFRYDGKGGPVLDGVDVTVPAGGSLAVVGPTGAGKSTLGYLVPRLYDVTGGRVTIDGVDVRDLDFDTLARAVGVVSQETYLFHASVADNLRFAKPDATDEELHTAARAAQIHDHIAALPDGYDTVVGERGHRFSGGEKQRLAIARTILRDPPVLILDEATSALDNRTEAAVQDAIDALSADRTTLTIAHRLSTVRGADQIVVLDSGRVAERGTHEELLELDGRYAALVRRDAQLEPVS
- a CDS encoding MarR family winged helix-turn-helix transcriptional regulator, with product MSTPDPDSLLAEQLLRLTRRVHRIQKRHLELRDLGVTPAQSRLLRTLAHYGSPPRMADLAERLEVVPRAVTTLVDGLETNGKVRRVPDPANRRVTRIELTEEGRATLRELRGARRSAAEEILAPLTEKEREVLGVLLDTLIDGETAKRC